The Verrucomicrobium spinosum DSM 4136 = JCM 18804 genome includes a region encoding these proteins:
- the folD gene encoding bifunctional methylenetetrahydrofolate dehydrogenase/methenyltetrahydrofolate cyclohydrolase FolD: protein MQLIKGSEVAAKVLAECQQDIAALAAQGHKPGLAVVLVGDDPASRAYVRSKDKKCRDLGLHSVKLELPAETTQEELLAHIASLNADPAIHGILVQSPPPKHIDESAVVLAIDPRKDVDGFHPVNVAKLALEDSSGFVPCTPAGCQRLLLDAGVETSGAKVVVLGRSMIVGKPMALLLMAKGKGGDATVTVAHSRTKNLAEVTREADIIIAAIGRPNFVRAEHVKEGAVIIDVGINRVEDPGSEKGYKIVGDVAFDEVAPKCRAITPVPGGVGPMTIAMLMANTIKACKQLVGA from the coding sequence ATGCAGTTGATCAAAGGATCTGAAGTGGCCGCCAAGGTGCTGGCGGAGTGCCAGCAGGACATCGCCGCCCTGGCTGCCCAGGGGCACAAGCCCGGGCTGGCCGTCGTGCTGGTGGGGGATGATCCCGCGTCCCGCGCCTATGTGCGCAGCAAGGACAAGAAGTGCCGCGATCTGGGGCTGCACTCGGTGAAGCTGGAACTGCCGGCCGAGACGACCCAGGAGGAACTGCTGGCGCACATCGCCTCCCTCAACGCCGATCCTGCCATTCACGGCATTCTCGTGCAGAGCCCGCCTCCCAAGCATATCGATGAGAGCGCCGTCGTGCTGGCCATTGATCCCCGCAAGGATGTGGATGGATTTCACCCGGTGAACGTGGCGAAGCTGGCGCTGGAGGATTCCTCCGGATTTGTGCCCTGCACGCCGGCGGGCTGCCAGCGGTTGCTGCTGGATGCCGGTGTGGAAACCAGCGGGGCCAAGGTGGTGGTGCTGGGACGCAGCATGATCGTGGGCAAGCCCATGGCGTTGCTCCTCATGGCCAAAGGCAAAGGGGGGGACGCGACCGTGACGGTGGCTCATTCCCGTACGAAGAATCTGGCTGAAGTCACCCGCGAGGCCGACATCATCATCGCCGCCATCGGTCGGCCGAACTTTGTCCGCGCCGAGCATGTCAAGGAAGGTGCGGTGATCATCGACGTGGGCATCAACCGCGTGGAAGACCCGGGTTCAGAAAAAGGCTACAAGATCGTGGGTGATGTGGCCTTCGACGAAGTGGCCCCCAAGTGCCGCGCCATCACCCCGGTGCCCGGCGGTGTGGGCCCGATGACCATTGCCATGCTCATGGCGAACACGATCAAGGCCTGCAAGCAGTTGGTTGGGGCTTAG
- a CDS encoding lysophospholipid acyltransferase family protein, which yields MAKIRLKNPGRPVAWLIRAIGNTLKYRIINRAGMAYPTDERHIWVFWHNRMFLIPWLRQNLIPGQEGAFLTSPSGDGQIIAEACSDFGLKPVRGSSSKRGAQAMVELAHYVKTGHDIGITPDGPRGPKYHMNMGVIKLAQLTGGKLMPVHIRYDKAFTFKTWDGFQLPLPFSGVEIEFAEPFSVPRRMTEEECEAQRAELERILREGTREFPVDR from the coding sequence GTGGCAAAGATAAGGCTCAAGAATCCCGGACGTCCGGTGGCATGGTTGATCCGTGCCATCGGCAACACCCTGAAGTACCGCATCATCAACCGGGCTGGCATGGCTTACCCGACGGATGAGCGGCACATCTGGGTGTTCTGGCACAACCGCATGTTCCTCATTCCCTGGCTGCGGCAGAACTTGATTCCCGGTCAGGAGGGGGCCTTCCTCACCAGCCCCAGCGGGGATGGGCAGATTATTGCCGAGGCCTGCTCGGACTTCGGGCTCAAGCCGGTGCGCGGCTCCAGTTCCAAGCGGGGTGCGCAGGCCATGGTGGAGCTGGCGCATTATGTGAAGACCGGCCATGACATCGGCATCACCCCAGACGGACCCCGCGGGCCGAAGTACCACATGAACATGGGCGTGATCAAGCTGGCCCAGCTCACCGGTGGCAAGCTCATGCCGGTGCACATCCGCTACGACAAGGCGTTCACCTTTAAGACCTGGGACGGATTCCAGCTGCCCCTGCCGTTCTCTGGCGTGGAGATTGAGTTCGCTGAGCCGTTCTCGGTTCCCCGGAGGATGACCGAGGAGGAATGCGAGGCGCAACGTGCGGAACTGGAGCGGATCCTGCGGGAGGGAACGAGGGAATTTCCGGTGGATCGGTAG
- the xylB gene encoding xylulokinase, translating to MSTYYLGIDSGTQSSKAIVLEFETGRIVAHAKREYDLIPGLPSGHLEQHPQDWIDAINGCITDCLDQLGTGRSQVAGIGVSGQQHGLVVLDGEDQVVRPAKLWCDTSTQEQCAEIAHEFGGQPGCISLAGNAMLPGYTLPKILWLKQNEPQNFDKVKTILLPHDYINFWLSGVKRMEYGDASGTALLDVRTREWSKELADFIDPRLIDMLPPVGSSNEVHGTLRPDLAKQWGLSESVIISAGGGDNMMGAIGTGNVKPGVITASFGTSGTLYGVADSPVVDGQGEVAAFCDSTDQWLPLVCTMNVTVVTEQIREMFGWTIPQLEAAVASAPVGAGGVTFLPYLNGERTPNLPNGTGVLHGLRTTNMSPAHLARAAVEGATLGLAYGLKRFRELGLSPSEIRLTGGGSQSAVWRQIAANVFNAEVVTLATAEGAALGSAIQAAFALLKQQGKVSKYEELTDRLVALDESTRCKPEPEAVAFYDAQLEKFTGLTRRLHEVEYL from the coding sequence ATGTCCACCTATTACCTCGGCATCGACAGCGGCACCCAGAGCTCCAAAGCGATCGTGCTGGAATTTGAAACCGGTCGGATTGTTGCCCACGCGAAGCGGGAGTATGACCTGATCCCCGGCCTGCCGTCGGGCCATCTGGAGCAACATCCGCAGGACTGGATCGATGCCATCAACGGCTGCATCACGGACTGTCTGGATCAACTGGGCACCGGGCGATCCCAGGTGGCGGGCATTGGCGTGAGCGGCCAGCAGCACGGTCTGGTGGTGCTGGATGGGGAGGATCAGGTGGTGCGCCCTGCGAAACTGTGGTGTGACACCTCCACCCAGGAGCAGTGCGCGGAGATTGCCCACGAGTTCGGTGGGCAGCCGGGCTGCATTTCCCTGGCCGGGAATGCCATGCTGCCGGGCTACACCCTGCCGAAAATCCTCTGGCTGAAGCAGAACGAGCCGCAGAATTTTGACAAGGTGAAGACCATCCTGCTGCCGCATGACTACATCAACTTCTGGCTCAGCGGGGTGAAGCGCATGGAATACGGTGATGCCAGCGGCACGGCCCTGCTGGATGTGCGGACGCGGGAGTGGTCCAAGGAACTGGCCGACTTCATCGATCCGCGCTTGATCGACATGCTTCCTCCAGTGGGCTCCTCCAATGAGGTGCACGGGACCCTCCGCCCGGATCTGGCCAAGCAGTGGGGATTGAGCGAGAGCGTCATCATCAGCGCCGGTGGCGGTGACAACATGATGGGCGCAATCGGCACCGGCAACGTGAAGCCCGGTGTGATCACTGCCAGCTTTGGCACCAGTGGCACGCTTTACGGCGTGGCGGATTCGCCCGTGGTGGATGGTCAGGGCGAAGTGGCGGCTTTCTGCGACAGCACCGACCAATGGCTGCCGCTGGTGTGCACCATGAACGTCACCGTGGTGACGGAGCAGATCCGCGAGATGTTCGGCTGGACGATTCCGCAACTGGAAGCCGCGGTGGCCAGCGCTCCGGTGGGAGCGGGCGGCGTCACCTTCCTGCCGTATCTGAATGGCGAGCGCACGCCGAACCTGCCCAACGGAACGGGCGTGCTCCACGGACTGCGCACCACGAACATGAGCCCGGCCCATCTGGCCCGCGCCGCGGTGGAAGGGGCCACGCTGGGCCTCGCCTATGGCTTGAAGCGTTTCCGCGAACTCGGCCTGTCTCCCAGTGAGATCCGTCTCACTGGCGGGGGCAGCCAGAGCGCCGTGTGGCGTCAAATTGCGGCCAACGTCTTCAATGCGGAAGTGGTCACTCTGGCCACGGCCGAGGGTGCGGCGCTGGGCTCCGCCATCCAGGCGGCATTCGCACTGCTCAAGCAGCAGGGCAAGGTGAGCAAGTATGAGGAACTAACGGACCGCCTCGTCGCGCTGGACGAAAGCACCCGCTGCAAGCCGGAGCCGGAGGCGGTGGCTTTCTACGATGCGCAACTGGAAAAGTTCACCGGGCTGACACGGCGCCTGCACGAGGTGGAATACCTCTAG